In Saccharothrix violaceirubra, the following are encoded in one genomic region:
- a CDS encoding fumarylacetoacetate hydrolase family protein: MSWIDDPAFSADAPFGPQTLPYGVIPDGIAVRVGDHALPLRPLADSFGPRLAELVSATSLDPLLAAGSAAWSELRARLVELVTAVSAPRGAALTGIDGTVLPFTVADYVDFYSSLHHAENVGRIFRPDGDPILPNWRHIPIGYHGRAGTVVVSGTPVVRPHGQRRTPDGPVFGPSGRLDIEAEVGFVCGGPVRGRLSTSDAVDHVFGVALVNDWSARDVQAWEYQPLGPFLGKSFATSIAGWITPLEAFSGARVTPTHGDVLPYLAEERPWGLDIRIEVEWNGVVVSRPPFREMFFSFAQQLAHLSANGATVRPGDLIASGTVSGPERDERGSFLELSWNGQEPVAEVGRTFLEDGDTVRLTATAPGVDGSVVGLAEVVGTVVAADER; encoded by the coding sequence GTGAGCTGGATCGACGACCCGGCGTTCAGCGCGGACGCCCCGTTCGGGCCGCAGACCCTTCCCTACGGGGTGATCCCGGACGGCATCGCCGTGCGGGTCGGCGACCACGCGTTGCCGTTGCGGCCCCTGGCGGACAGCTTCGGCCCACGATTGGCGGAACTCGTCTCGGCGACGTCGCTCGACCCGCTGCTGGCCGCCGGCTCGGCCGCGTGGAGCGAGCTGCGGGCCCGCCTGGTCGAGCTGGTGACGGCCGTGTCCGCGCCCCGCGGCGCGGCGCTGACCGGCATCGACGGCACCGTCCTGCCGTTCACCGTGGCCGACTACGTCGACTTCTACTCGTCGCTGCACCACGCCGAGAACGTCGGCCGCATCTTCCGCCCCGACGGTGACCCGATCCTGCCGAACTGGCGGCACATCCCGATCGGCTACCACGGCCGCGCGGGCACCGTCGTCGTGTCCGGCACACCGGTCGTGCGCCCGCACGGCCAGCGGCGCACGCCCGACGGCCCCGTGTTCGGCCCGTCCGGGCGGCTGGACATCGAGGCCGAGGTCGGCTTCGTGTGCGGCGGGCCGGTGCGCGGTCGACTGTCCACTTCGGACGCCGTCGACCACGTGTTCGGCGTGGCCCTGGTCAACGACTGGTCCGCCCGCGACGTGCAGGCGTGGGAGTACCAGCCGCTCGGCCCGTTCCTGGGCAAGTCGTTCGCCACGTCGATCGCCGGGTGGATCACCCCGCTGGAGGCGTTCTCCGGCGCGCGTGTCACGCCGACGCACGGCGACGTGCTGCCGTACCTCGCCGAGGAACGGCCGTGGGGCCTGGACATCCGCATCGAGGTCGAGTGGAACGGCGTCGTGGTGTCGCGTCCGCCGTTCCGCGAGATGTTCTTCTCGTTCGCCCAGCAGCTCGCGCACCTGTCCGCCAACGGCGCCACGGTGCGTCCGGGCGACCTGATCGCGTCGGGCACGGTGTCGGGTCCCGAACGCGACGAGCGCGGCTCCTTCCTCGAACTGAGCTGGAACGGTCAGGAACCCGTCGCCGAGGTCGGGCGGACCTTCCTGGAGGACGGCGACACCGTCCGGCTCACCGCGACGGCACCCGGCGTCGACGGCTCGGTGGTCGGGCTCGCCGAGGTCGTCGGCACGGTCGTCGCGGCCGACGAGAGGTAG
- a CDS encoding homogentisate 1,2-dioxygenase: MAYYRQVGEIPRKRHTQFRTPDGGLYAEELMGVEGFSADSALLYHRHLPTAIVDAVTVEDDRGGLVPNLPLKPRHFRTPDLTWDKADAVTGRRTLFGNPDVTIGFVVATEPSPLYRNAAGDELLYVQSGEGVVETIYGALTVGEGDYVVLPTSCTYRVVPDSPLSLLVLEAGGHIGPPKRYLSKQGQFLEHSPYCERDVRGPTEPLLVDGEDVDVLVRHRAGLTRFTYANHPFDVVGWDGHLYPWVFNIADFEPITGRVHQPPPVHQTFEGPNFVVCSFVPRKVDYHPLSIPVPYNHANVDSDELLFYVGGDYEARKGSGIKLGSLSLHPAGCTHGPQPGAVEASLGAERFEELAVMVDTFRPLDLGEAALSSEDPRYAWTWARRGPDLD; encoded by the coding sequence ATGGCGTACTACCGTCAGGTCGGCGAGATCCCCCGAAAGCGGCACACGCAGTTCCGGACGCCCGACGGCGGCCTGTACGCCGAGGAACTCATGGGTGTCGAGGGTTTCTCGGCCGACTCGGCGTTGCTGTACCACCGCCACCTCCCCACCGCGATCGTCGACGCGGTCACCGTCGAGGACGATCGTGGCGGTCTCGTGCCGAACCTGCCGCTCAAGCCGCGCCACTTCCGCACGCCCGACCTCACGTGGGACAAGGCCGACGCGGTCACCGGGCGGCGGACGCTGTTCGGCAACCCGGACGTCACGATCGGGTTCGTGGTGGCCACCGAGCCCAGCCCGCTCTACCGCAACGCGGCGGGCGACGAGCTGCTGTACGTGCAGTCCGGCGAGGGCGTCGTCGAGACGATCTACGGCGCGCTGACGGTCGGTGAGGGCGACTACGTCGTGCTGCCGACCTCGTGCACCTATCGGGTGGTGCCCGACTCGCCGCTGAGCCTGCTGGTCCTGGAGGCCGGCGGACACATCGGGCCGCCGAAGCGGTACCTGTCGAAGCAGGGCCAGTTCCTGGAGCACTCGCCGTACTGCGAGCGCGACGTGCGCGGCCCGACCGAACCGCTGCTGGTCGACGGCGAGGACGTGGACGTGCTCGTCCGCCACCGCGCGGGCCTGACCCGGTTCACCTACGCCAACCACCCGTTCGACGTCGTCGGCTGGGACGGGCACCTGTACCCGTGGGTGTTCAACATCGCCGACTTCGAGCCGATCACCGGCCGCGTGCACCAGCCGCCGCCCGTGCACCAGACGTTCGAGGGCCCCAATTTCGTGGTGTGCTCGTTCGTGCCGCGCAAGGTCGATTACCACCCGCTGTCGATCCCGGTGCCCTACAACCACGCCAACGTGGACTCCGACGAGCTGCTGTTCTACGTGGGCGGCGACTACGAGGCGCGCAAGGGCTCGGGCATCAAGCTCGGCTCGCTGTCGCTGCACCCGGCCGGCTGCACGCACGGCCCGCAGCCGGGCGCGGTCGAGGCGTCGCTGGGCGCCGAGCGGTTCGAGGAGCTGGCCGTCATGGTCGACACGTTCCGGCCGCTGGACCTGGGCGAGGCGGCGCTGTCGTCGGAGGACCCGAGGTACGCGTGGACGTGGGCACGCAGGGGCCCCGACCTGGACTGA
- a CDS encoding SWIM zinc finger family protein has product MDAQAVLGLAPDGKVAGAATKLAGSSGWHGLGRSDLALWGLCKGSGAKPYAVCVDLGDRATKCSCPSRKFPCKHALALQLRDLGTPLEEGEPPDWAREWLDRRKAAAPVDDSPEAVERRARAKERTAAKREASVRVGVAGLTDWLADVAGAGIAALPGREAAWWQGVTARMVDAKAQGLAAAVENVRAAVAAGGSRWAHDAADRLGGLHLLTRLAGTDSAVVRRRLGYSVTEEEVRAAPGMTDRWISLLRRETDEGRFRTLRQWAWGREHGWVLAERHARGDARPVPVLPHGVELHAVLHRYPGSSRVALGEVITEQPLGPVPASASWVEALAGLEPALLADPWERVHPVSCAGVRLSADATHAVDAEGRALRIHAGLALDQVVAITGGTPFDLWALWDGETLRPGAVALAGDAPEVLA; this is encoded by the coding sequence ATGGACGCACAGGCGGTTCTCGGACTGGCCCCGGACGGCAAGGTGGCGGGCGCCGCCACCAAGCTGGCCGGGTCGTCCGGCTGGCACGGGCTGGGTCGTAGCGACCTGGCCCTGTGGGGGCTGTGCAAGGGCAGCGGTGCCAAGCCATACGCGGTCTGCGTCGACCTGGGCGACCGGGCGACCAAGTGCTCGTGCCCGTCGCGCAAGTTCCCGTGCAAGCACGCCTTGGCGTTGCAACTGCGCGACCTGGGCACGCCGCTGGAGGAGGGCGAGCCGCCGGACTGGGCGCGGGAGTGGCTGGACCGGCGCAAGGCCGCCGCGCCCGTCGACGACTCGCCCGAGGCCGTCGAACGGCGGGCCAGGGCGAAGGAGCGGACGGCCGCCAAGCGCGAGGCGTCGGTGCGCGTGGGCGTGGCCGGGCTGACCGACTGGCTGGCGGACGTGGCGGGCGCGGGCATCGCGGCGCTGCCGGGCCGTGAGGCGGCGTGGTGGCAGGGCGTCACCGCGCGGATGGTCGACGCCAAAGCCCAGGGGCTGGCAGCTGCGGTCGAGAACGTGCGTGCGGCCGTGGCGGCGGGCGGGTCGCGGTGGGCGCACGACGCGGCGGACCGGTTGGGCGGGTTGCACCTGCTCACCCGGCTGGCCGGGACGGACTCGGCGGTCGTGCGCCGGCGCCTCGGGTACTCGGTGACCGAGGAGGAGGTCCGCGCCGCGCCGGGCATGACGGACCGCTGGATCTCGTTGCTGCGCCGGGAGACCGACGAGGGTCGGTTCCGCACGCTGCGGCAGTGGGCGTGGGGGCGGGAGCACGGCTGGGTGCTCGCGGAGCGGCACGCGCGCGGTGATGCCCGGCCGGTGCCCGTGCTGCCGCACGGCGTCGAGCTGCACGCGGTGCTGCACCGGTACCCGGGTTCGTCGCGGGTGGCGCTCGGCGAGGTGATCACCGAACAGCCGCTCGGACCCGTGCCCGCGTCCGCGTCGTGGGTCGAGGCCTTGGCCGGCCTGGAACCGGCACTGCTGGCCGACCCGTGGGAACGCGTGCACCCGGTGTCGTGCGCGGGCGTGCGGCTGTCCGCCGACGCGACCCACGCGGTGGACGCCGAGGGCCGGGCGTTGAGGATCCACGCGGGCCTGGCGCTGGACCAGGTGGTCGCGATCACCGGCGGCACACCGTTCGACCTGTGGGCGCTGTGGGACGGGGAAACGCTGCGCCCCGGCGCCGTGGCCTTGGCAGGCGACGCCCCGGAGGTGCTGGCATGA
- a CDS encoding DUF5691 domain-containing protein, with product MSRDAEWDETVQTLLVGAHRSGVDAAELLDRCAALGLAAHGAPLPPVAEGGFLEQAPEATEALVPPAARDVLAQITASDDQVLLTEWCGMARGVGLVAHHRELPVLLDLGTSHTGLRQAVTAVLGTRGRWLASVRTRWNWAVAAVEAVDLDNAMDLPGPARQAALRRARTLDPDGTREFLAAQYDRQPRAVDRQAVVNALEAGLSHDDEALLERALDDLAIGVHDEALRLLRALPDSLLARRAADRLHRGLWLTAEGFDVRSDELWTVVEPDPEEARDLLRDGSESGVTGRIRGASAAVPPGYWTRRLGSDDVDAARELERSPWAAALLRGVAQRLNLAVDARPWAVAATRSLTGMEQLEMLATLPTDLAARTVVEVSRQWNYDLLDHACSQLPAPWSAEATAALLGRYADMRDPRWRAGRPPAVLLTRGDAEVLGANWHVITERWPTHTSELDVLRLRMQLRDAFAPHRKDRP from the coding sequence ATGAGCCGCGACGCCGAGTGGGACGAGACGGTCCAGACCCTTCTCGTCGGAGCGCACCGATCCGGGGTCGACGCGGCGGAACTCCTCGACCGCTGTGCGGCGTTGGGGCTCGCGGCCCACGGCGCCCCCCTTCCCCCGGTCGCCGAAGGCGGCTTCCTGGAGCAGGCACCCGAAGCCACCGAGGCCCTCGTACCTCCGGCGGCACGGGACGTGCTCGCCCAGATCACGGCGTCCGACGACCAGGTGCTGCTCACCGAGTGGTGCGGCATGGCCAGGGGCGTCGGTTTGGTGGCACACCACCGGGAACTGCCCGTGCTGCTGGACCTGGGCACGTCCCACACCGGACTCAGGCAGGCCGTCACGGCGGTCCTCGGCACGCGCGGCCGGTGGCTCGCGTCCGTGCGGACGCGGTGGAACTGGGCGGTCGCGGCCGTCGAGGCGGTCGACCTCGACAACGCGATGGACCTGCCCGGCCCCGCCCGGCAGGCGGCGTTGCGGCGGGCACGCACGCTCGACCCCGACGGCACCCGCGAGTTCCTCGCCGCCCAGTACGACCGCCAACCCCGCGCGGTCGACCGCCAGGCCGTGGTCAACGCGTTGGAGGCCGGTCTCTCGCACGACGACGAGGCGTTGCTCGAACGCGCGCTCGACGACCTGGCCATCGGCGTGCACGACGAGGCGTTGCGGCTGCTGCGCGCCCTGCCCGACTCGTTGCTCGCCCGCCGGGCCGCCGACCGCCTGCACCGGGGCCTGTGGCTGACCGCCGAGGGGTTCGACGTCCGGTCCGACGAGCTGTGGACCGTGGTCGAACCCGATCCCGAGGAGGCGCGCGACCTGCTGCGCGACGGTTCGGAGTCGGGGGTCACGGGTCGCATCCGGGGTGCTTCGGCCGCCGTGCCGCCGGGCTACTGGACCAGGCGGCTCGGCTCCGACGACGTCGACGCGGCCCGTGAGCTGGAGCGCAGCCCGTGGGCGGCGGCCCTGTTGCGGGGCGTGGCGCAGCGCCTCAACCTCGCGGTCGACGCTCGGCCGTGGGCGGTGGCCGCGACCCGCAGTCTCACCGGCATGGAGCAGTTGGAGATGCTCGCGACGCTGCCCACCGACCTGGCCGCGCGCACCGTCGTCGAAGTGTCGCGGCAGTGGAACTACGACCTGCTCGACCACGCGTGCTCGCAGTTGCCCGCGCCGTGGTCGGCCGAGGCGACGGCCGCGCTGCTGGGCCGCTACGCCGACATGCGCGATCCGCGCTGGCGGGCGGGCCGACCACCGGCCGTGCTGCTGACCAGGGGTGACGCCGAGGTGCTCGGCGCGAACTGGCACGTGATCACCGAACGCTGGCCGACCCACACCTCCGAGTTGGACGTCCTGCGCCTGCGCATGCAGTTGCGCGACGCCTTTGCCCCGCACCGAAAGGACCGACCGTGA
- a CDS encoding ATP-binding protein — MTETVLRPAAEQQYAAELTALAATDDRPRPPRWRMSPQAVVRYLLGGTLSDGTVITPKYIGDRRLVEVAVGTLVTDRALLLVGVPGTAKSWLSEHVAAAVSGDSTLVVQGTAGTGEDQVRYGWNYARLIAEGPSEAAVVASPVLKAMRTGAVARIEELTRMPAEVQDSFITILSEKTLPIPELGTQVQAVPGFTVIATANDRDRGVNQMSSALARRFNTVVLPPPATEDDEVRIVSSRAEQLGRALDLPARPPALDEVRRIVRIFRELRNGSTVDGRTQLKKPSGSLSTAEAISVVAGGMALAGHFGDGTITADEVASGLLGAVVKDRVSDTAAWQEYLETVVKERADWRDLYRACRDLA, encoded by the coding sequence GTGACCGAGACCGTGCTGCGGCCCGCCGCGGAACAGCAGTACGCCGCCGAGCTGACCGCCCTGGCGGCGACCGACGACCGGCCGCGTCCGCCGCGGTGGCGGATGTCGCCGCAGGCCGTCGTGCGCTACCTGCTCGGCGGGACGCTGTCCGACGGCACGGTGATCACCCCGAAGTACATCGGCGACCGGCGCCTGGTGGAGGTGGCCGTCGGCACGCTGGTGACCGACCGGGCGCTGCTGCTGGTCGGTGTGCCGGGCACGGCGAAGTCGTGGCTGTCCGAGCACGTCGCGGCGGCGGTGAGCGGTGATTCGACGCTGGTCGTGCAGGGCACGGCAGGCACGGGCGAGGACCAGGTCCGGTACGGCTGGAACTACGCGCGGTTGATCGCGGAGGGGCCGAGCGAGGCGGCCGTCGTGGCGAGCCCGGTGCTCAAGGCGATGCGCACGGGCGCGGTGGCGCGGATCGAGGAGCTGACCCGCATGCCCGCCGAGGTGCAGGACTCGTTCATCACGATCCTGTCCGAGAAGACCCTGCCGATCCCGGAGCTGGGCACGCAGGTGCAGGCCGTGCCGGGCTTCACCGTGATCGCGACGGCCAACGACCGCGACCGGGGCGTGAACCAGATGTCGTCGGCGCTGGCCCGCCGGTTCAACACCGTGGTGCTGCCGCCGCCGGCGACCGAGGACGACGAGGTGCGGATCGTGTCGTCGCGGGCCGAGCAGCTCGGCCGGGCGCTGGACCTGCCCGCCCGGCCGCCCGCGCTGGACGAGGTACGCCGGATCGTGCGGATCTTCCGGGAGCTGCGCAACGGGTCCACTGTGGATGGTCGGACGCAGCTCAAGAAGCCCAGCGGCAGCCTGTCGACGGCCGAGGCGATCTCGGTGGTCGCCGGCGGCATGGCGTTGGCGGGCCACTTCGGCGACGGCACGATCACCGCCGACGAGGTCGCGTCCGGCCTGCTCGGCGCGGTGGTGAAGGACCGGGTCTCGGACACCGCGGCGTGGCAGGAGTACCTGGAGACGGTCGTGAAGGAACGCGCCGACTGGCGCGACCTGTACCGGGCGTGCCGGGACCTGGCGTGA
- a CDS encoding DUF5682 family protein: MSRPLPDRVTLLGVRHHGPGSARMVQAALEHLRPAIVLVEGPPEADVLLPHVRRLTPPVAVLLHDEADPGRAAFWPFAEFSPEWRALTWADAHDVPLRFFDLPAAASLGGPETPPDDTPEPQVAVDPLGLLAEAAGFDDPERWWEDVVEHHGDPADLAEAVAEAMSAVRAEYEHHVDDRTLRREAAMRQGIRKALKDTDGPVVVVCGAWHVPALRTLPTASLDAAALKGLPRRKVSGTWVPWSHGKLAASSGYGAGIDSPGWYAHLWETAQGKDTVARWFSRACTVLRDEDLPASTASAVEAVRLADTLAALRGRPSPGLSEVMESARAVLCGGDQVHLDVVHTRLVVGERIGEVGDEVPRSPLAADLDRLRKRLRLAVAAEAKSLRLDLRRDNDRERSKLLRRLEVLDVPWGTPDASRGLGTFTEQWQLLWRPEFAVALAVAARHGTTVESAARHVLEERAAGASRVVEAAEVLDHAVGCELPEAVAAARAALDRRAAAATDALELLDALPSLATTVRYGSVRDTDPELLRVALHGLLARGAVGLPLACRNVDDATAERALAAVDGADEAVRLAADDDHRATWRRALRSLSDLTEAHGLPAGRATRLLWEAGEVDSATVETRLHRAVSTNAGATAFVAGFLRGSAALLAADRSLFAVVDDWLSGLAGPDFEAALPLLRKAVTEFSTAERRMIGDRVKGRTRSGKPTGDWDEDLADRLVAHVRTLLGPRS; encoded by the coding sequence GTGAGCCGACCCCTGCCCGACCGGGTCACGCTGCTCGGCGTGCGCCACCACGGCCCGGGTTCGGCACGCATGGTGCAGGCCGCCCTCGAGCATCTGCGCCCGGCGATCGTGCTGGTCGAGGGCCCACCGGAGGCGGACGTCCTGCTGCCGCACGTCCGCCGGCTCACCCCGCCGGTGGCCGTGCTGCTGCACGACGAGGCCGATCCGGGCCGGGCCGCGTTCTGGCCGTTCGCCGAGTTCTCGCCGGAGTGGCGGGCCTTGACGTGGGCGGACGCGCACGACGTCCCGTTGCGCTTCTTCGACCTGCCCGCCGCCGCCTCGCTGGGCGGGCCGGAAACACCGCCCGACGACACCCCCGAACCGCAGGTGGCCGTCGACCCGCTGGGCCTGCTCGCCGAAGCGGCCGGTTTCGACGACCCCGAGCGCTGGTGGGAGGACGTGGTCGAGCACCACGGCGACCCCGCCGACCTTGCCGAAGCCGTCGCCGAGGCCATGTCCGCCGTGCGTGCCGAGTACGAGCACCACGTGGACGACCGGACGCTCCGACGGGAAGCGGCCATGCGCCAGGGCATCCGCAAGGCGCTCAAGGACACCGACGGGCCGGTCGTCGTGGTGTGCGGCGCGTGGCACGTGCCCGCCCTGCGCACGCTCCCGACGGCCTCGCTCGACGCGGCGGCGCTCAAGGGCCTGCCGCGGCGCAAGGTGTCCGGGACCTGGGTGCCGTGGAGCCACGGCAAGCTCGCCGCGTCGTCGGGCTACGGCGCGGGCATCGACTCGCCCGGCTGGTACGCGCACCTATGGGAGACCGCCCAGGGCAAGGACACCGTGGCGCGGTGGTTCTCCCGTGCGTGCACCGTGCTGCGCGACGAGGACCTGCCGGCGTCCACGGCGAGCGCGGTCGAGGCCGTGCGGCTCGCGGACACGCTGGCGGCGCTGCGCGGCCGTCCGTCGCCCGGCCTGTCCGAGGTCATGGAGTCGGCGCGCGCGGTCCTGTGCGGCGGCGACCAGGTCCACCTCGACGTCGTGCACACCCGGCTCGTGGTCGGCGAGCGCATCGGCGAGGTCGGCGACGAGGTTCCGCGCTCCCCGCTGGCCGCCGACCTGGACCGGCTGCGCAAGCGGCTGCGCCTGGCGGTCGCGGCCGAGGCGAAGTCGTTGCGGCTCGACCTGCGCCGGGACAACGACCGCGAGCGGTCGAAGCTGTTGCGGCGCCTGGAGGTCCTCGACGTCCCGTGGGGCACGCCGGACGCGAGCCGGGGACTGGGTACGTTCACCGAGCAGTGGCAACTGCTGTGGCGGCCCGAGTTCGCGGTGGCCCTCGCGGTGGCGGCGCGGCACGGCACGACGGTCGAGAGCGCCGCACGGCACGTCCTCGAAGAGCGGGCGGCCGGCGCGTCGCGCGTGGTCGAGGCCGCCGAGGTGCTCGATCACGCCGTCGGGTGCGAACTGCCCGAGGCGGTGGCGGCGGCACGGGCCGCGCTCGACCGCCGGGCCGCGGCGGCGACGGACGCCCTGGAACTGCTCGACGCCCTGCCGAGCCTGGCGACGACGGTCCGCTACGGCTCGGTCCGCGACACCGATCCCGAACTGCTCCGGGTGGCCCTGCACGGCCTGCTCGCGCGTGGCGCGGTCGGACTGCCCCTGGCCTGCCGGAACGTCGACGACGCCACGGCGGAACGCGCGCTGGCCGCGGTCGACGGCGCCGACGAGGCCGTCCGCCTCGCGGCCGACGACGACCACCGGGCCACGTGGCGCCGGGCGTTGCGCTCGCTGTCGGACCTGACCGAGGCGCACGGTCTGCCGGCGGGACGGGCGACGCGCCTGCTGTGGGAGGCGGGCGAGGTCGACTCGGCCACTGTCGAGACCCGGCTGCACCGCGCGGTGTCCACGAACGCCGGCGCGACCGCGTTCGTGGCGGGCTTCCTGCGTGGCTCGGCGGCGCTGCTCGCGGCCGACCGGTCCCTGTTCGCCGTGGTGGACGACTGGCTGTCCGGTCTGGCAGGCCCGGATTTCGAGGCCGCGTTGCCGTTGCTGCGCAAGGCCGTGACGGAGTTCTCGACGGCCGAACGCCGCATGATCGGCGACCGCGTGAAGGGCCGGACCAGGTCCGGGAAGCCGACGGGCGACTGGGACGAGGACCTGGCGGACCGCCTGGTCGCCCACGTCCGCACCCTGCTGGGACCGCGGTCGTGA